One genomic region from Salvia hispanica cultivar TCC Black 2014 chromosome 2, UniMelb_Shisp_WGS_1.0, whole genome shotgun sequence encodes:
- the LOC125207469 gene encoding BAG family molecular chaperone regulator 3-like — MMRMRTKNETLPPGAEKEWEMRPGGMLVQKRTDGGEESRVPPPPTIRVRVKYGSLYHEIRISSQSTFGELKKMLSAPTGLHHQDQKLFYKDKERNSTAYLDSAGVKDKSKLVLEEDAISKEKRFLEMRKNAKMEKAAKTLSDISLEVDRLASQVSSLETVISKGGKVVDKDLVNLIELLMNQLLKLDGVVADGDVKSQRKMQVRRIQKHVEKLDAMKLKNSMPVNQVSSQKHSNGPDVPSSPAQHQARHSLGESLIDCDSPKLQDEHQPSRSSGSGTSVVITTQWETFDSTSNPFLGGPSTSSTTEKGNIRPAFSWNLL; from the exons ATGATGCGGATGAGGACTAAGAATGAAACGCTACCACCCGGCGCGGAGAAAGAGTGGGAGATGAGGCCCGGCGGAATGCTGGTCCAGAAGCGTACCGACGGCGGAGAAGAGAGCCGAGTGCCGCCGCCGCCCACCATTCGAGTCCGCGTCAAATACGGTTCACTTTATCATGAAATCCGCATCAGCTCGCAATCAACCTTCG GGGAACTGAAGAAGATGCTGTCGGCGCCGACGGGGCTGCACCACCAGGATCAGAAGCTGTTTTACAAGGATAAAGAGAGGAATTCGACTGCGTATCTAGACAGTGCCGGAGTGAAAGACAAGTCTAAATTGGTGTTGGAAGAGGACGCCATTAGCAAGGAGAAACGCTTCCTAGAAATGAGGAAGAATGCTAAAATGGAGAAGGCTGCAAAAACGCTGTCAGATATCAGCTTGGAGGTTGATAGGCTCGCTTCGCAG GTATCTTCTCTTGAAACTGTGATTTCTAAAGGCGGGAAAGTGGTGGATAAGGATTTAGTGAACCTCATTGAGCTCTTGATGAATCAATTGCTCAAATTGGATGGCGTCGTTGCTGACGGCGATGTCAAATCACAGAGGAAAATGCAG GTGAGAAGAATACAGAAGCATGTGGAGAAACTTGATGCGATGAAACTCAAGAACTCGATGCCTGTAAACCAAGTTTCATCGCAGAAGCACTCGAATGGTCCTGATGTGCCTTCTTCACCTGCTCAGCATCAAGCCAGGCATTCCCTGGGGGAGTCTTTGATCGACTGTGATTCACCAAAGCTGCAGGATGAACATCAACCTTCAAGGAGCTCGGGCTCAGGCACTTCTGTGGTGATCACAACACAATGGGAGACTTTTGATTCTACTTCGAATCCATTTTTAGGTGGCCCTTCGACCTCCAGTACAACAGAAAAAGGAAACATTCGTCCAGCTTTCAGTTGGAACTTGCTGTGA